Genomic segment of Serinicoccus hydrothermalis:
GTCTTCTACACCCTCGTGCTCAAGCGTCGGACCAGCCAGAACATCGTCTGGGGCGGGGTCGCCGGGTGCATGCCCGTGCTCATCGGCTGGTCCGCCGTCACCGGCAGCCTGTCCTGGGCGGCGGTGGTCCTCTTCGGTGTGGTCTTCTTCTGGACCCCGCCGCACTACTGGCCGCTGTCCATGCGGTTCAAGGAGGACTACGCCGCTGCGGGCGTGCCGATGCTGCCCGTCGTGGCCGAGGACATCGCCGTCGGCCGCCAGGTCGTCGCCTACTCGTGGGTCACCGTGCTCACCTCCCTGGTGCTCGTCCCGGTGGCCCCCATGGGGTGGGTCTACACCGTCGTCGCCGTCGTGGCCGGTGCCGTCTTCGTGCTCGAGTCGCACCGCCTCCTCGCCCGCGCCCGGGCCGGGGTCACCGGGCCGGCGCTGGGCGCCATGCGGCTCTTCCACTTCTCGATCAGCTACCTCACCCTCCTCTTCCTCGGTGTGGCGGTCGACCCGCTGCTGCACCTGCCGCTGCGATGACGTCGGTCCGGCAGGGGACCGTGTCCTCGCTCGTCGACCGGCTGATGCCGCGCACCCCGGGCGCCTGGGTGCGGGCCATGGCCTGGGCCTCGCTCCTCGCCAACTCGCTGCTCGTCCTCACCGGGGGACTGGTGCGGCTCACCGGGAGCGGGCTCGGGTGCCCTACCTGGCCCCGCTGCACGGACGCGTCGTGGACCAACACGCCCGAGATGGGCGTCCACGGCTACATCGAGTTCGGCAACCGGCTGCTCACCTTCGTCCTCGTCGCCGTGGCGGTGCTCACCTTCCTCGCGGTCTGGCGCTCGCGCCGCACCCACCGCGGGCTCTTCGTCCTCGCGCTCGTCATGGCCCTGGGCATACCCGTCCAGGCGGTGCTCGGCGGCATCACCGTCATCACGGGGCTCAACCCGTGGGTCGTCGGGGTGCACTTCCTCGTGTCCGCCGCCCTCATCACGCTCGGCGGCGTCCTCGTCAACCGCGCGCGACGCGCCGGCCTGCCGCACGTCGCCCAGGCCGAGCGCGCCGGGCAGGTGCAGCAGGGGCGGCGCGGGATGCGCGTGCTCGGTGCGGTGCTCGGCGTCAGCGTCGCGCTCGCCGTCTACCTCGGCACCCTGGTCACCGGCACCGGACCCCACTCCGGAGACTCCGGCGAGGTGGCCCGGCACACCTTCGACGCCTACCTCGTCACCCGGGCGCACGCGACCCCCGTCTACGTGCTCGTGGCGACGCTGGGAGTGTCGCTCTTCCTCGCCGGGCGCCAGGGCTGGCCGTCCCCGGTCCGGCGGCTGCTGCTGACGCTCGCGCTGCTCGTGTGCGCCCAGGGCGCCGTCGGCTACTACCAGTTCTTCAGCGGGCTGCCCGTGGCCGCGGTTGCGCTGCACCTCATCGGGGCGGCGACGCTGTGCGCCGTCACCGCGATGACCGTGGAGAAGATGTATGCCGTGAGCGCCGCCCCCGTGCGGAGCGCGCAGGGGACCGACCGTGTGGGGGCCCGGGCCTCGTGACGGGTACGCCGGAGGCCGCGGTCGAGCTGCGGGAGGTGTCCCGACGCTTCGGGGCGACGCAGGCCCTGGCCGGGCTGTCGCTCACCGCGCGGACCGGTGAGGTCACCTGCGTGCTCGGCCCCAACGGGGCCGGCAAGACCACGGCCGTCGAGATCGCCGTCGGGCTGCAGCGCGCGGACTCCGGTGCGGTGCGGGTGCTGGGTGAGGACCCCTGGGGCGCGGACGCGGACCACCGGGCCCGCGTGGGGGTCATGCTGCAGGACGGCGGCCTGCCGCAGGCGGTGACCCCCGCGGCCCTGCTGCGGCACCTGGCCCGGCTCTGGGAGGACCCGGCGGACGTCGTCGCGCTGACCCGCACGCTCGGGTTGAGCGACGCCGCCCGCACCCCGGTCCGACGCCTGTCCGGCGGTCAGCGGC
This window contains:
- a CDS encoding ABC transporter ATP-binding protein: MTGTPEAAVELREVSRRFGATQALAGLSLTARTGEVTCVLGPNGAGKTTAVEIAVGLQRADSGAVRVLGEDPWGADADHRARVGVMLQDGGLPQAVTPAALLRHLARLWEDPADVVALTRTLGLSDAARTPVRRLSGGQRQRVALAAALVGRPEVAFLDEPTAGLDPHARREVHRLVAEVARDGAAVVVTTHSFDEAERLAGHVVVVVAGRVAAEGTVQEVCSRTGSSGLEDAYFALTDGALR
- a CDS encoding COX15/CtaA family protein; translated protein: MSSLVDRLMPRTPGAWVRAMAWASLLANSLLVLTGGLVRLTGSGLGCPTWPRCTDASWTNTPEMGVHGYIEFGNRLLTFVLVAVAVLTFLAVWRSRRTHRGLFVLALVMALGIPVQAVLGGITVITGLNPWVVGVHFLVSAALITLGGVLVNRARRAGLPHVAQAERAGQVQQGRRGMRVLGAVLGVSVALAVYLGTLVTGTGPHSGDSGEVARHTFDAYLVTRAHATPVYVLVATLGVSLFLAGRQGWPSPVRRLLLTLALLVCAQGAVGYYQFFSGLPVAAVALHLIGAATLCAVTAMTVEKMYAVSAAPVRSAQGTDRVGARAS
- a CDS encoding heme o synthase, whose amino-acid sequence is MTTLDPRPARGDRGDAGAGPGPARRWRDVLRDYVSLTKPRIIELLLVTTFPVMFLAERGIPPVWLIVATLVGGTLAAASANVLNCYLDRDIDAQMHRTSTRPLVTGAIAPSHALVFGAVLGVAAVLWLGLVVNWLSSALALGAIALYVVFYTLVLKRRTSQNIVWGGVAGCMPVLIGWSAVTGSLSWAAVVLFGVVFFWTPPHYWPLSMRFKEDYAAAGVPMLPVVAEDIAVGRQVVAYSWVTVLTSLVLVPVAPMGWVYTVVAVVAGAVFVLESHRLLARARAGVTGPALGAMRLFHFSISYLTLLFLGVAVDPLLHLPLR